A portion of the Bifidobacterium bifidum ATCC 29521 = JCM 1255 = DSM 20456 genome contains these proteins:
- a CDS encoding peptidoglycan D,D-transpeptidase FtsI family protein: MIGRITAMIRFARCRKFLFQCIAIGVILAMVASACLFKLASIQLIDGQMAAQAATQARTKKVIVHSMRGKITDTNGTVLAQSVERYTIIADPWAASQFEPIDCDTQKAKQAGFCHKVNGKPVGVKGSAGVARLLAPVLKMDAKTLGAKLTGTSRYMILKKDVTPTVKRAIDDLNLGGVVYGELSSQRIYANGTQLGALLGGVDDSGKGVAGVESMENSALTGTDGYVIYQQGNGGEEIPGTLTGSQEAVNGSDVALTLDHDVDWYVKQALLEGQKKTKATWAMAVVQDIQTGEILALEDTDEYQAGSDQAKLNASRAVSESFEPGSVGKVITMSGLLQTGLHKATDKFTVPYSYTKDGQEYHDSSAHGDEHWTLAGIIKNSSNVGVVMASSQYTKKQRYEYLTKFGIGQSSGMSIPGESRGQLGTPESWDGRTGNTILFGQGYSVNALQLTNVVATIGNKGVRKQQSLIKSVTHADGTVETPQEGSSTRVIDESVADQVKNAMESVAEGYSKVVNVKGYRIAAKTGTAEVAGSDGRLTSIVADFAGMIPADNPRFAITVIMKDPQGTYGGMTAGPVFAKIGEFLMQKYNVPTSSPRNDAIAVDW; the protein is encoded by the coding sequence ATGATCGGCCGAATAACCGCAATGATACGGTTCGCCAGATGCCGCAAGTTCCTCTTCCAGTGCATCGCCATCGGCGTCATACTCGCGATGGTCGCCTCCGCATGCCTGTTCAAGCTGGCCTCCATCCAGCTGATAGACGGCCAGATGGCCGCACAGGCGGCGACCCAGGCCCGGACCAAGAAGGTGATCGTCCACTCGATGCGCGGCAAGATCACCGACACGAACGGCACCGTGCTGGCGCAGAGCGTCGAGCGATACACGATCATCGCCGACCCGTGGGCGGCCTCGCAGTTCGAGCCGATCGACTGCGACACGCAGAAGGCGAAGCAGGCCGGATTCTGCCACAAGGTCAACGGCAAGCCGGTCGGGGTCAAGGGATCCGCGGGCGTGGCCCGTCTGCTGGCACCCGTGCTGAAGATGGACGCGAAGACGCTCGGCGCCAAACTGACCGGCACCAGCCGGTACATGATCCTGAAGAAGGACGTGACGCCGACGGTCAAGCGGGCCATCGACGACCTGAATCTGGGTGGCGTGGTCTATGGCGAGTTGAGCAGCCAGCGCATCTACGCCAACGGCACCCAGCTCGGCGCGCTGCTCGGCGGCGTGGACGATTCCGGCAAGGGCGTCGCCGGGGTGGAAAGCATGGAGAACTCCGCGCTGACCGGCACGGACGGTTACGTCATCTACCAGCAAGGTAACGGCGGCGAGGAGATCCCCGGCACGCTGACCGGTTCCCAAGAGGCCGTGAACGGCTCCGACGTGGCGCTGACGCTGGACCATGACGTCGACTGGTACGTCAAGCAGGCGCTGCTGGAAGGCCAGAAGAAGACCAAGGCGACGTGGGCCATGGCGGTGGTCCAGGACATCCAGACCGGCGAGATACTGGCCCTGGAGGACACCGACGAATACCAGGCGGGCAGCGACCAGGCTAAGCTGAACGCGTCCCGTGCCGTCAGCGAAAGCTTCGAACCGGGCTCGGTGGGCAAGGTCATCACGATGTCCGGACTGCTGCAGACCGGGCTGCACAAGGCGACCGACAAGTTCACTGTGCCCTATTCGTACACCAAGGACGGGCAGGAATACCATGACTCGTCCGCGCACGGCGACGAGCACTGGACTCTGGCCGGCATCATCAAGAACTCCTCGAACGTGGGCGTGGTCATGGCTTCGTCGCAGTACACGAAGAAGCAGCGGTACGAGTACCTCACGAAGTTCGGCATCGGCCAGTCCAGTGGCATGTCCATCCCTGGCGAGTCGCGCGGGCAGCTCGGCACGCCGGAATCGTGGGACGGGCGAACCGGCAACACGATCCTGTTCGGTCAGGGATACTCCGTGAACGCGCTCCAGCTGACCAACGTCGTCGCGACCATCGGCAACAAGGGCGTGCGCAAGCAGCAGTCGCTGATCAAGTCGGTCACCCACGCCGACGGCACGGTGGAGACGCCGCAGGAGGGCTCTTCCACGCGCGTCATCGACGAGTCGGTCGCCGACCAGGTCAAGAACGCCATGGAATCCGTGGCCGAGGGATACAGCAAGGTGGTGAACGTCAAGGGATACCGCATCGCGGCGAAGACCGGTACCGCCGAGGTCGCGGGAAGCGACGGCCGGCTGACCTCGATCGTCGCCGATTTCGCCGGAATGATCCCGGCGGACAACCCGCGCTTCGCCATCACCGTGATCATGAAGGATCCGCAGGGCACCTACGGCGGCATGACGGCTGGCCCGGTGTTCGCCAAGATTGGTGAATTCCTTATGCAGAAGTACAACGTGCCGACTTCCAGCCCGCGCAACGATGCTATTGCAGTGGACTGGTAA
- a CDS encoding UDP-N-acetylmuramoyl-tripeptide--D-alanyl-D-alanine ligase, with translation MMPMTVRQVAEAVQGRLIVPQTGDGVEDGADALATSAVSDSRQVREGSVFVAIAGERVDGHDFVARAGESGAVVALVQHEVDAPVAQIVVPDTVDALGLLAKANIAARRAAGTPFTLIGITGSVGKTTTKDLMAALLSTLGSTVAPVGSFNNEIGLPLTALKVGRDTRFFVAEMGASHVGEITRLTTIAPPDIAVVLKVGCAHLGEFGSVERIAQAKSEIVQGLVPDGLAVLNADDAHVAAMAPLAPQGHVFWFGMAGDDAEASAGNAASGKSDALFASDVRTDDGDRPSFTLERADGGTAHVQLAIRGTHNVMNALAAASVAHLLGVPLQSIAETLSRQSRISPHRMAVSTVRRGGMSFTLIDDSFNANPDSMRAGLDGLARWRSDEDPYRIAVLGAMLELGGDESALHEGIGEYAAGLPIDAVIAVGNDDEHFDALASALAKGARKRRDDSDGNTPEVHWVHDIDQADTLVRALAGDHDDTVVLLKGSHASGLSALAQRWTTADGQPSDHE, from the coding sequence ATGATGCCTATGACCGTTCGGCAGGTGGCCGAGGCGGTCCAAGGCAGGCTGATCGTCCCGCAGACGGGCGACGGCGTCGAAGACGGAGCCGATGCACTGGCCACGTCGGCGGTCAGCGATTCGCGCCAGGTCCGTGAAGGCTCCGTGTTCGTGGCGATCGCCGGCGAGCGTGTGGACGGTCATGATTTCGTCGCTCGCGCCGGCGAATCCGGCGCGGTCGTGGCGCTCGTACAACATGAAGTGGATGCGCCGGTGGCGCAGATAGTCGTTCCCGATACGGTCGACGCGCTGGGCCTGCTCGCGAAGGCGAACATCGCCGCTCGGCGTGCGGCCGGAACGCCGTTCACCCTGATCGGCATCACCGGCTCGGTGGGCAAGACCACCACCAAGGACCTCATGGCCGCCCTGCTGTCCACGCTCGGCTCCACCGTGGCGCCCGTCGGCTCGTTCAACAACGAGATCGGCCTTCCTCTGACCGCGTTGAAGGTCGGCCGGGACACGCGCTTCTTCGTCGCCGAGATGGGAGCGAGCCATGTCGGAGAGATTACGCGCCTGACCACGATCGCCCCTCCGGACATCGCCGTCGTGCTCAAGGTCGGATGCGCCCATCTCGGCGAATTCGGCTCCGTCGAGCGCATCGCGCAGGCGAAAAGCGAGATCGTCCAGGGGCTGGTTCCCGATGGGCTGGCGGTGCTCAACGCCGACGACGCCCATGTGGCGGCGATGGCCCCCCTGGCGCCGCAAGGACATGTATTCTGGTTCGGCATGGCCGGCGACGACGCCGAAGCCAGCGCTGGCAACGCCGCATCCGGGAAGTCGGACGCACTGTTCGCCAGCGACGTGCGGACCGACGACGGCGACCGCCCCTCGTTCACCTTGGAACGGGCCGATGGCGGAACCGCCCATGTGCAACTGGCGATTCGCGGCACGCACAACGTGATGAACGCCCTCGCCGCGGCGAGCGTCGCCCACCTGCTGGGCGTACCGCTGCAGTCGATCGCCGAGACGCTGTCGCGTCAGTCCCGCATCAGCCCGCACCGCATGGCGGTGTCCACGGTCCGGCGCGGCGGGATGTCTTTCACGCTGATCGATGATTCATTCAACGCCAACCCCGACTCCATGCGAGCCGGTCTCGACGGGCTCGCCCGGTGGCGTTCCGATGAAGACCCGTACCGTATCGCGGTGCTGGGAGCGATGCTGGAGCTGGGCGGTGACGAGTCCGCGCTGCATGAGGGCATCGGCGAGTACGCGGCCGGCCTGCCCATCGACGCCGTCATCGCGGTGGGCAACGATGACGAGCATTTCGACGCGCTGGCTTCCGCCCTTGCGAAGGGCGCGCGGAAGCGGCGTGACGACAGTGACGGCAACACGCCGGAGGTGCATTGGGTTCACGACATCGATCAGGCCGACACCTTGGTCCGAGCTCTTGCCGGAGACCATGACGACACGGTTGTGCTGCTGAAGGGGTCGCACGCCTCGGGCCTGAGCGCCCTGGCGCAACGATGGACGACAGCGGACGGACAGCCGTCCGACCACGAATAG
- the mraY gene encoding phospho-N-acetylmuramoyl-pentapeptide-transferase, with protein MIALIIGILVSLLVTIAGTPMLIHLVHRLHYGQYIRQDGPKSHLVKRGTPTMGGVAIVLAIVLGWGASALYRYVRSGAVPSLSAMLVLFAMLSMGLLGFIDDFAKVRKKQNLGLSVHAKFIGQFIFATIYAVLALIIPTKSGFPSAQAGMSFIEKPFFDFRFAGGVAAAIIFVIWVNFLMTAWTNAVNLTDGLDGLASGSSMIAFAGYAIIAFWESYHIKGGTHEGFSYAVSDPLDLTIIACCAAVACFGFLWYNSNPATIFMGDIGSLALGGLFAALSIATHTEFLAIIIGGLYVIEVMSDIIQVTSFKLTHKRVFKMAPIHHHFELLGWSESKVVVRFWMIEFLFMIVGLMMFYVDWVSRSGLLFV; from the coding sequence TTGATCGCGTTAATCATTGGCATTCTGGTCTCGCTTCTGGTGACCATCGCGGGCACGCCGATGCTGATCCATCTGGTGCATCGGCTGCACTACGGGCAGTACATCCGTCAGGACGGGCCGAAGTCGCATCTGGTCAAGCGCGGCACCCCGACCATGGGCGGCGTAGCAATCGTGCTGGCGATCGTGCTCGGATGGGGGGCGTCGGCACTGTACCGTTACGTCCGCTCGGGAGCGGTTCCCTCCCTGTCCGCGATGCTTGTGCTGTTCGCGATGCTGTCGATGGGCCTGCTCGGCTTCATCGACGACTTCGCCAAGGTGCGCAAAAAACAGAATCTGGGCCTGTCGGTGCATGCCAAGTTCATCGGCCAGTTCATCTTCGCCACGATCTACGCGGTTCTCGCGCTGATCATCCCCACCAAATCGGGGTTCCCCAGCGCTCAGGCAGGCATGAGCTTCATTGAGAAGCCGTTCTTCGACTTCCGGTTCGCCGGCGGCGTGGCCGCCGCGATCATATTCGTCATCTGGGTGAATTTCCTCATGACCGCGTGGACGAACGCGGTCAACCTGACCGACGGCCTTGACGGCCTGGCATCCGGTTCGTCGATGATCGCGTTCGCCGGATACGCCATCATCGCGTTCTGGGAAAGCTACCATATCAAGGGCGGCACGCACGAAGGGTTCTCGTATGCGGTGTCCGATCCGCTCGACCTGACCATCATCGCCTGCTGCGCGGCCGTCGCCTGCTTCGGATTCCTGTGGTACAACTCGAACCCGGCGACGATCTTCATGGGCGACATCGGTTCGCTGGCGCTCGGCGGCCTGTTCGCCGCGCTGTCCATCGCCACACACACCGAATTCCTCGCCATCATCATCGGCGGCCTGTACGTAATCGAGGTGATGAGCGACATCATCCAGGTCACTTCGTTCAAGCTCACGCACAAGCGCGTGTTCAAGATGGCGCCGATCCACCATCATTTCGAGCTTCTCGGGTGGAGCGAATCAAAGGTCGTCGTGCGCTTCTGGATGATCGAGTTCCTGTTCATGATCGTGGGCCTGATGATGTTCTACGTCGATTGGGTGTCCCGATCCGGGTTGCTGTTTGTCTGA
- the murD gene encoding UDP-N-acetylmuramoyl-L-alanine--D-glutamate ligase, which produces MDLSDKTVLVAGLGISGRSMMEVLRSRAARVIGVDEHKPEADLHSFDDIDWDSADIVMTSPVFNPRTPFILEAQRRGIPVYSEVELAWRLRVDSARTGRPAPWVGITGTNGKTSTTEMTSAMLCADGLVAPAVGNIGKAVSHAAVDPDNDALCVELSSFQLHFTDSLALDCAAITNIADDHLDWHGGIEAYAADKSKVFRNVRRALVFNADDRRVSALASAAHTAEGCRRIGFTLGVPQPGQIGVDDGWIVDRSGVAGGAFGDETRLAPVQEFPHLCEPDGTVYPHLLADAMTALALALGMGVDLDKALAALKAFAPGGHRIQTVATAATGDGGSIRFIDDSKATNAHAARASLSSFAPKSVVWIAGGLAKGSRFEQLVADQAHTIKAAVIIGKDQKPMLEAFAASAPGIPLTVIEPEPSDTVMARAVDAAGAYAGTGDVVLMAPACASMDQFVSYADRGTQFARESSRWVTQHGK; this is translated from the coding sequence ATGGATCTCAGTGACAAGACCGTTCTGGTGGCCGGTCTGGGTATATCCGGCCGCAGCATGATGGAAGTGCTGCGTTCCCGCGCAGCGCGGGTAATCGGCGTGGACGAGCATAAGCCGGAGGCCGACCTGCATTCGTTCGACGACATCGACTGGGATTCGGCCGACATCGTCATGACGTCGCCGGTGTTCAACCCGCGCACGCCGTTCATCCTCGAAGCCCAACGCCGAGGCATCCCCGTGTACAGCGAGGTCGAGCTCGCGTGGCGGCTGCGCGTGGACAGCGCCCGCACCGGCCGCCCCGCCCCGTGGGTGGGCATCACCGGCACGAACGGCAAGACGTCCACGACCGAGATGACCTCGGCCATGCTGTGCGCCGATGGCCTCGTTGCACCGGCGGTCGGCAACATCGGCAAGGCGGTGTCCCACGCCGCGGTCGATCCGGACAACGACGCGCTGTGCGTGGAGCTCAGCTCGTTCCAGCTGCATTTCACCGATTCGCTGGCGCTGGATTGCGCGGCGATCACGAACATCGCCGACGACCATCTCGACTGGCATGGCGGCATCGAAGCGTACGCCGCCGACAAGTCGAAGGTGTTTCGCAACGTCAGGCGCGCCCTGGTGTTCAACGCCGACGACCGGCGCGTCAGCGCGCTCGCCTCGGCGGCGCATACCGCCGAGGGATGCCGGCGCATCGGATTCACACTCGGCGTTCCCCAGCCCGGCCAGATCGGCGTGGACGACGGCTGGATCGTCGACCGCAGTGGCGTGGCCGGCGGCGCATTCGGCGATGAGACCCGCCTGGCGCCGGTCCAGGAGTTCCCCCACCTGTGTGAGCCGGACGGCACCGTGTACCCGCACCTGCTCGCCGACGCGATGACCGCGCTGGCGTTGGCGCTGGGAATGGGCGTGGACCTCGATAAGGCGTTGGCCGCGCTGAAGGCGTTCGCCCCCGGCGGCCATCGCATCCAGACGGTGGCGACGGCCGCGACGGGCGACGGCGGCTCGATACGCTTCATCGACGATTCGAAGGCGACGAACGCCCACGCGGCGCGGGCATCGCTGAGCAGCTTCGCCCCCAAGAGCGTGGTGTGGATCGCCGGAGGACTCGCCAAGGGAAGCCGTTTTGAACAGCTCGTGGCGGATCAGGCGCATACGATTAAGGCGGCCGTCATCATCGGCAAGGACCAGAAGCCGATGCTTGAGGCGTTCGCCGCCAGCGCACCCGGCATTCCTCTTACCGTGATCGAGCCCGAGCCCTCGGACACGGTGATGGCGCGCGCGGTCGATGCCGCAGGCGCATACGCCGGCACAGGTGACGTGGTGCTGATGGCACCCGCTTGCGCCTCCATGGACCAGTTCGTCTCCTACGCGGACCGCGGCACCCAGTTCGCGCGGGAGTCCTCACGATGGGTGACGCAGCATGGCAAGTGA
- a CDS encoding peptidoglycan glycosyltransferase FtsW, with protein sequence MASDDPRRRARSVRSGQPSRSDAGSAGAGTGTGRRTGQDSSASRLAEARRVEERDAQRLGRFTGLRSLLNPLWCYHGFRAAVVVLTGFGVIMVFSSSTVSMVSAGRSPFSQAISQGMYCVMGLVVGVVFMCLPARMYRRFSFAVVLFAMLLQLLTFTPLGVEVNGNAGWIGKRGVFTMQPAEVMKLALCIWLPAALHWAKKHSGKIGKLRAYAPLTVLYLLCLGFVMLGKDLGTAMIVLFIGFVAFLLGGYPGKVLAAFAALGIIGIVGLIAYSPNRLNRVLAAYQECSGTDAQKVCYQSIHAKYALAEGGLFGVGLGNSREKWNYLPEAHNDFIFAIIGEETGFIGAAIVIILFVVLGGCMISVALQTADRYASVSLLCITVWLVGQALINIGVVVGVFPVMGVPMPFVSAGGSSLIMCLAAAGVAASLMRAQPQIKADSSRA encoded by the coding sequence ATGGCAAGTGACGATCCGCGGCGACGCGCCCGCTCCGTAAGATCCGGCCAGCCTTCGCGGTCGGATGCTGGTTCCGCGGGCGCGGGCACTGGCACGGGCAGACGCACGGGGCAGGATTCGTCCGCCTCCCGACTGGCCGAGGCTCGGCGGGTCGAAGAGCGTGACGCCCAACGGCTCGGCAGGTTCACCGGACTGCGCAGCCTGCTCAACCCGCTGTGGTGCTATCACGGCTTCCGGGCCGCCGTTGTGGTGCTCACCGGCTTCGGCGTGATCATGGTGTTCTCCAGTTCCACCGTGTCGATGGTTTCCGCCGGCCGATCGCCGTTCTCGCAGGCCATCAGCCAGGGCATGTACTGTGTGATGGGTCTGGTCGTGGGCGTGGTTTTCATGTGCCTTCCGGCTCGTATGTACAGGCGTTTCAGCTTCGCCGTGGTGTTATTCGCGATGCTGCTGCAGCTGCTGACGTTCACGCCGCTCGGCGTCGAGGTCAACGGCAATGCCGGCTGGATCGGCAAGCGCGGCGTGTTCACGATGCAGCCGGCCGAGGTGATGAAGCTCGCCTTGTGCATATGGCTTCCGGCGGCCCTGCACTGGGCGAAGAAACACAGCGGTAAGATCGGCAAGTTGCGGGCATACGCCCCCCTGACGGTTCTGTATCTCCTGTGCCTGGGATTCGTGATGTTGGGCAAGGATCTGGGCACGGCCATGATCGTCCTGTTCATCGGATTCGTCGCGTTTCTTTTGGGAGGATATCCAGGCAAGGTCCTTGCGGCCTTTGCCGCCCTGGGCATCATCGGCATCGTGGGATTGATCGCATACAGTCCGAACAGGCTGAACCGCGTTCTGGCCGCGTACCAGGAGTGCAGCGGCACCGATGCCCAAAAGGTCTGCTACCAGTCGATACACGCGAAATACGCCTTGGCCGAAGGCGGTCTGTTCGGGGTAGGCTTGGGCAACTCCCGCGAGAAATGGAACTATCTGCCGGAGGCGCACAATGATTTCATCTTCGCCATCATCGGCGAGGAGACCGGTTTCATCGGAGCGGCCATCGTCATCATACTGTTCGTGGTGCTGGGAGGATGCATGATCAGCGTGGCCCTGCAGACCGCGGACCGTTACGCGTCGGTCAGCCTGCTGTGCATCACCGTATGGCTTGTCGGGCAGGCGCTGATCAACATCGGCGTCGTGGTCGGGGTTTTTCCCGTCATGGGCGTGCCGATGCCGTTCGTCTCGGCGGGCGGGTCGTCCCTGATCATGTGTCTGGCGGCGGCCGGCGTGGCCGCCTCGCTCATGCGCGCCCAACCTCAGATCAAGGCCGATTCGTCCCGCGCCTGA
- a CDS encoding UDP-N-acetylglucosamine--N-acetylmuramyl-(pentapeptide) pyrophosphoryl-undecaprenol N-acetylglucosamine transferase — protein sequence MSSSPVHIVLAGGGTAGHVNPLLAVADAIRRIRPEASISIIGTAVGLEHDLVPRAGYELDTIEKVPFPRRPNKAALQFPAKWMRETRKVRDILRSRHADVVVGFGGYASAPVYSAAHRMGIPVVIHEQNARAGMANKLGARYAAFIGTAYENTGLKPGSGCRMERVGLPLRPAISTLAAQFASDRASVRQSGAEAMGIDPARPMVLVTGGSLGAVSLNRAVASSAAVLLEHAQVVHLTGKGKIDEVRSLVGERANAGVFTGVGPDSYGKGDYHAAEYLERIDLAFACADLVICRSGAGSVSELAALGLPAVYVPLPIGNGEQRFNALPVVKAGGGLMVADKDFTAQWVQSHVPSLLAEPDRLRELGDKAWEYGIRDAADTMARRVLELA from the coding sequence ATGAGTTCATCACCTGTGCATATCGTTCTGGCAGGCGGCGGCACCGCCGGTCATGTCAACCCGTTGCTGGCCGTGGCGGATGCGATTCGCCGTATCCGGCCCGAGGCTTCCATCAGCATCATCGGCACGGCCGTAGGACTGGAGCACGACCTTGTTCCCCGCGCCGGCTATGAGCTGGACACCATCGAAAAGGTCCCGTTCCCGCGGCGCCCCAACAAGGCCGCGCTCCAGTTTCCGGCCAAGTGGATGCGCGAGACCCGCAAGGTCCGCGATATCCTGCGTTCGCGTCACGCGGACGTTGTGGTCGGATTCGGCGGCTATGCCTCGGCTCCGGTGTATTCCGCGGCGCACAGGATGGGCATACCCGTCGTCATCCATGAGCAGAACGCCCGAGCCGGCATGGCCAACAAGCTCGGCGCGCGTTACGCTGCGTTCATCGGTACGGCGTACGAGAACACCGGCCTCAAGCCGGGATCCGGGTGCCGTATGGAGCGCGTCGGGCTGCCGTTGCGGCCGGCGATCAGCACGCTCGCGGCGCAGTTCGCGTCCGATCGCGCGTCCGTGCGCCAGTCGGGGGCCGAGGCGATGGGCATCGACCCAGCGCGTCCCATGGTGCTGGTCACCGGAGGGTCGCTGGGCGCGGTCAGCCTGAACAGGGCGGTGGCATCCAGTGCCGCGGTGCTGCTCGAACACGCGCAGGTCGTCCATCTGACCGGCAAGGGCAAGATCGACGAAGTGCGCTCGTTGGTGGGAGAGCGCGCCAATGCCGGGGTCTTCACCGGTGTGGGCCCTGATTCATACGGCAAGGGCGACTATCATGCGGCCGAATATCTGGAACGCATCGATCTGGCGTTCGCATGCGCCGATCTGGTGATTTGCCGGTCCGGGGCGGGATCGGTGTCCGAGCTCGCCGCCCTGGGCCTGCCTGCGGTGTATGTCCCGTTGCCGATCGGCAACGGGGAGCAGCGGTTCAACGCGCTTCCCGTGGTCAAGGCCGGCGGCGGGCTGATGGTGGCCGACAAGGATTTCACCGCGCAGTGGGTGCAGTCCCATGTGCCGTCGCTGCTCGCCGAACCGGACCGGCTGCGCGAGCTGGGCGACAAGGCATGGGAGTACGGCATTCGCGACGCCGCCGACACCATGGCCCGTCGTGTGCTTGAACTGGCGTAA
- the murC gene encoding UDP-N-acetylmuramate--L-alanine ligase yields the protein MSEAQTNATPIVLDPMRVAFAPDATVLQLGRTHFIGIGGAGMSVLAEMLHERGVDVDGSDREEGSKTERLRSLGITVEIGQQADNVRGADTVVYSSAIKPDNPEIVAAHERGIRIVHRSDILALLMNGRRAVTVAGAHGKTTTSSLLSHILVHAGTGKLADPSYAIGGTIQAPGGAVLDGGHAGRGDVLVAEADESDGSFCKYRPSIAVITNALADHLDHYGDEAHYCAAFVDHAGHASGHVVMTGDDEGAVAVLRDLDPSVARRTIVYATKDADQIGDLRGATLVRIDAEHESADSGRETFTVHVPASLASVCGCGDADLALPVSLAIPGMHNARNATAAILAAMLLGVTPEAAAQAASTFLGASRRFQVRGEENGVTVVDDYAHHPTEISALLDAARRRYPRSVIRVLFQPHLFSRTRMFAHEFAEALSKADDVIVTGIFPARELQRDFPDVSAMTIVDAAQDVPHASAQGDGTWISAVDDMQVAAQMLAMRCRPTDVVFTVGAGDITAMGAVILHALGARHNLGDR from the coding sequence GTGTCTGAAGCGCAAACCAATGCCACCCCTATCGTCCTCGACCCGATGAGGGTCGCGTTCGCGCCCGACGCGACGGTGTTGCAACTGGGAAGGACCCATTTCATCGGCATCGGTGGCGCCGGTATGAGCGTGCTCGCCGAAATGCTCCATGAGCGTGGCGTCGACGTCGACGGTTCCGACCGTGAGGAAGGCTCGAAGACCGAACGGCTGCGATCCCTCGGCATCACCGTCGAAATCGGCCAGCAGGCCGACAACGTGCGTGGTGCCGACACCGTGGTGTACTCCAGCGCCATCAAGCCCGACAACCCCGAAATCGTCGCGGCGCACGAGCGGGGCATCCGCATCGTGCATCGCAGCGACATCCTGGCGTTGCTGATGAACGGCCGCCGGGCGGTCACCGTCGCCGGAGCGCATGGCAAGACCACGACAAGTTCGCTGCTATCCCACATCCTCGTCCATGCCGGAACCGGGAAGCTGGCCGATCCCAGCTACGCCATCGGCGGCACCATCCAGGCACCCGGGGGAGCGGTACTGGACGGCGGGCATGCCGGACGCGGCGACGTGTTGGTCGCGGAGGCGGACGAATCCGACGGCAGCTTCTGCAAGTACCGTCCCTCGATCGCGGTGATCACGAACGCGCTCGCAGACCATCTCGACCATTATGGCGACGAGGCGCATTACTGCGCCGCGTTCGTCGACCATGCGGGGCATGCAAGCGGACATGTCGTCATGACGGGCGATGACGAGGGCGCCGTGGCCGTGCTGCGCGACCTCGACCCGTCCGTGGCCCGTCGAACGATCGTGTACGCCACCAAGGATGCCGATCAGATCGGGGACCTGCGCGGCGCCACGCTGGTGCGCATCGATGCCGAGCATGAGAGCGCCGACAGCGGCCGGGAGACCTTCACCGTCCATGTGCCGGCGTCGCTCGCGTCGGTCTGCGGCTGTGGCGACGCCGATCTGGCGTTGCCGGTCAGCCTCGCCATCCCCGGCATGCACAACGCGCGCAACGCGACCGCGGCCATCCTGGCCGCGATGCTGTTGGGCGTGACCCCCGAGGCCGCAGCCCAGGCCGCCTCGACGTTCCTCGGAGCCTCGCGCCGGTTCCAGGTGCGCGGCGAGGAGAACGGCGTGACGGTGGTCGACGATTACGCGCATCATCCCACGGAGATCAGCGCGCTGCTCGACGCCGCCCGGCGCCGGTACCCGCGTTCCGTCATCCGGGTGCTGTTCCAGCCACACCTGTTTTCGCGCACGCGTATGTTCGCCCACGAGTTCGCCGAGGCGCTGTCCAAGGCCGATGACGTCATCGTCACCGGCATCTTCCCCGCACGCGAACTGCAGCGGGACTTCCCGGACGTTTCCGCCATGACCATCGTCGATGCCGCGCAGGACGTGCCGCACGCTTCGGCGCAGGGCGACGGGACGTGGATCAGCGCGGTCGACGACATGCAGGTGGCGGCTCAGATGCTGGCGATGCGCTGCCGTCCCACGGACGTGGTGTTCACCGTCGGCGCGGGGGACATTACCGCCATGGGCGCGGTGATCCTGCACGCACTGGGGGCCCGGCACAATCTCGGTGACCGCTGA